Below is a genomic region from Betta splendens chromosome 8, fBetSpl5.4, whole genome shotgun sequence.
GCCCAGATGTAGGTCAGGAGCTGAGCGTTGTGTAACTCCCAGGTTCGCGCTACGTGCACAGTGGATGAGTGCTCGCTGCTGTTGTGCTGGAAGGCGTCCAGCGTGAGCGACTGTGAAATCGGTGCGACTCATTCAGCTGCTGCCTGTCGCTCCACACACCGCGTCCAGTGTGTGTGCACCAGGACGCAGATCAGGCCTCGCTGCTCAGATAAGTGGCTGCCGAGCCCTTTTACAGGCAGACACTGCTCTACCACACGTCCTCTACCTGCTGCACATTGTGACCTTACAGACATGGaacggggagagagggagaacggcGGGCGGAGGATGTGGAGCCGTTCCTGGCTCATCTGATTGTAAGCTGATAACCTGGAACGAACCAAATCCTTGAATAGGGAATGAGAGACGCCCTCGGAGCCTTTATGTGTGAACAGAGAGACTGCAGGAGGGGAAATTGTAACAAGTCTACTCAAATAAAGTGACTTTGGCTTTGGTTGAATGCGAAGAAGGAGGTGTCTGTGTCTAACGAGCGTTAGCATGTGATAAACAGGCGGCTCTGCTCCGTGATGACTCATGacctcctctgttcctctcttTACTGGGAAAGATGCTAATTTTAATAATGTGGATGTTGTACAATTGCTGAGTTCTCTAGAATCAGTGtaggaaaagaggaaaaggcGTGCAACACagtttaatttgattatttaaaACTTGTTATAATTAAACACAGCTACACAACATTTAACAAATCCTTCTCTTGATACAGTAAATGTCCattatgtgtgtgtctactgGGACCAAACCCACCGGTTTTGGCCACTGCTTGTGTTCAAGCCATCTGAGCCAGATGTTAATGAtacccccgtgtgtgtgtgtgtgtgtgtgtgtgtgtgtgtgtgtgtgtgtgtgtgtgtgttgtagcatgtgtgtgtcagcagatgGGCCGTGCctgtcacacacatgctgtCTTCCATTATCAGTTCCCTATCATCAATTATTCACAGCAGGAGACGAGATGAATAATAGTGTAGAATCAGACGGAAGAAAGTCACAACTTCAAAATGATAAAACCTAGACATGAACAATCTCTGCCTTTTGTGAGAATAAAACTACAGTAGGTTTTTAATTTTTAGATTAAATATGAAGCATAATAAAGTGATCAGGGTTTGCCTTCAGATGCAGCAGAGTGGCCAGATCTTGCAGGGGTCTGTAATAAGAGGCCAGAGGAGAACAGCTGGTGTTTATGCAGgacggttgtgtgtgtgtagtggtggGTGGGGTGCGGGTCCCACAGAGGCTCTGCAAGGGGCCGCCTCGGGCCTTTGTTGCAAGAGGGCATATCATTAGCATCTGAAACTCCTTATTGCCCCTGAAGAGAAAGAGGCAGATAAAAAcctgaggagggaggggggagagggggggtgcATATCTAGatgaaggagatggagaaaagcagcagggggAGACAGCGGGAAAGTGGTGACAATGTCCAGCCACACCTGCCCCCCCACTGACAGGAGCACGTGGGGGTGTGACTGCCCCGGGGTGGAGGTTGGACTGGtgcagtttgctgctgctgccagtggGTGGAGCACCAGAGCCAGTCTCCTGGATCCTCCAATAGAGCAAAGAGGAATATTAGAATCATCCAACATGTCGCCATAATGACAGTGAGCTGCTCTACGTTGCACTAAAAGCAATAATGACTATATGACGGACACCAGAGAGGTTTAGTGGGTAGAGCAATAAACAAAAGAAGAGCAGAGGATCCAAGTGGGAGCGGTGGCGCCTCCGTCCACGTGTGGactcattaataaataaaacaataaatgagcTCCATTTAGTTCTTCAGATGCTGAAGGCTGAAATaacactgcagctgtttgctccAGACATCAATGAAGCTGCACAAGGTGTTTAGAAAGAAAGGAACTCAGATGTTGTCAGGACAGACGGACCCGACGCGCAGTCACAGCTGCTCCATGGGCGCAGGACGTGACGTCGTCCCACACAGCGGCAGGAAGGCGTATTTTTAGTGGAGTCCTGATCAGGTTTCCTGCCAGTCAGCAGTAATGTGCCAATGCCTCACAATCAGTTCAAACCACTCCTTGTCGCGTGACCTTTAGTGTCTCATTTCATCCTGGGTCCGTGGTGGAGGAATCgaaaatgaaatgatgatgTGACCGTTGCACAGTTACCTGACCTCCTGTGGGTGAGATCatcaacacaaagcagaaccAAGTCAAACTTGACTGAGCTCTGTCCTTTCACCAGTGTCTACAGATGCAACAGCTGCCACCAGGGCATAgaatcctcacacacacacacacacacacacacacacacacacacacacacacacacaggttgacctttgacctgagaaCGGAGGCCAGAGCAAGGAGGGCGGTGtgtggctccagctccagcgcctttgttggtggagaggaggctgcagctgtgtgcaaacagacacacacacacacacacacacacacacacaccacattccTCAGTGATTGCGATAGACTCACTTACCCCCCCGTCAGCTGCAGCATTGTTTCAACACCCACTGGAAAAGTCGCTTCTGTATAAACATCTGCTCATAAGATCACACCCTTTGGTTTGTCTTGATAAAGTAACACAAAATATGAGGATATGAGCAAttaaatgacataaaaacaacTTCTGGACATAAACTAAGACATTTGCTGACGCAGCTTTTGACCAGATTGAGGACAGCTCAACTTAAACACTGATCAGCCATGCAcatccattcatttatttagtgCGTCCATGTTCACAGGGGAAAGTAGGTTAATGCAGGAGAGGTGGCACAGATCTGAGTCTGACCGTCCTGATCCAGATGAAACTGCTGTGGACCCATGTCTGCATAAACCATGCAATTCAAGCTGGGCCAGCGTGAGGGGAtgttcctgcacacacacacacacacacacacacacacacacacacacacacacacacacacacacacacacacacacacacacacacacacacacacacacacagaatataGGTCACAGCCCCAGGACCCAGGGCTCCCTCTAACTCACACAActcattcttcttctcttcctcatgTCTGTTCTTCTTTTGAAATGCTGTTGGTGAATCATGACTAAAAGCAGAATCTTTGCCACAGATGCAGCTGGgaacaaagaggaaggaaatgtgGCCGCTGCATTAATCAGACCTCTTATAAAACaactctgtttaaaaaaagaaaaacccaaaAGCCCAAAGCCTCTGGTTGGCACAACATCTGGACAGTGTTTCCTGATTGGTGGATGTTCCTGCGCAGGAGATTAAGAGGAGTCCTGATTGGCTCTGGTGCAGAGGTGTGTTTTGTGAACGGATGCTGATTGGTCGAGGGTGCGAGTCCAGACGcagtgcagcgtctgcagcagtgtgtcagtgtgtcagtgtgtgtgtgtcgctgcagCAGACTGCCCATCCGTCCGTCATCGGCGAACAAACACAGGGCCGGTTTCCATGGCGACGGTCCTCAGGGCTGCTCTGAACAAagctctctcccccctctgctGCTCTTGTGGCTCCTCAGACAGCGCAGTGGGACCTTTCCAGAGCCttgtgtgctttgtgtgtgttcacactggatGTGGAAACGTCACTAATCATCAACCTAAACCCACCAATCGCCTCATGAAGCAGGGACAAAATCTCTTTAACAGATCCATAATTAGAGAGTGACTCATTTCCAGCGATGGCCTGGTCACAGGAGACATGAAGTTGCATATTTAGCTCATCTTCCAGTCAATAAAGTGTTTTCTTAAGGCCGTGTGGAATTATGAATGTTCCAGAGGCACCAACAGTTGGTGCTTTAAGTCGTGGTCCAGGTGGTCCCACCTTCGCCTCCTGTCAATATCACTTACACAGTTTGCCTCAGGAGATGTTCACAATCTGttcagcatccttctgtccacagATCCTGAGTCAGATCAGGACCTCCGACCTCCAAGTCAAattatcatttaaaataataatgtaaaataatgaaGGTTTTCATAGCGAAGCCGTTTCCAGACCAATGAGCCCACACAGAGAGCATCTATTGACTGTCCATCAGGCCACAGCAAACCGGAATCAATTATTCATCTGAGTGCTTTTGGTTAATTTGTGCTGCCGTTGACACAAGAGGATCTGAGGGATTAGCACTTTAGGGAGCTGGAGAattgatgctgctgcactggaccTGATCAATCAGCCCCAAATCACAGACTCTCCCAGCGTCGCTGCAGAACCCCAGTGTTTAATGTGGATCTCAGGAGCTCAGCATGTAGTTAAACCACGTGCCTGCGTCTGCGCTGCAATAAAACCTCGACAACTCGTGCTTGTTACTTAACAAAGCACTCAAACATACAGACGCATTGTTATTAGAATGTGATTTTGCAGCTGATTTGATTCTTTGAAGATGTTCTGTCGGTGGTTGGAGAAAGAGCAGCACTGATTCAATTACTCCTCAGTGTCGGGTTTCGTTCCCTGATTCACTGATAGACTGAGGAAGAGTAAGGCTTGATGGTATTATAACAAtcatatgatttatttattaaaaatatctaATGATGTGGAGGAAGAAGCAAACGCATCATCACCAGAGTGTGAAGAcgcatcaaaacacacacaaagtgccCAAAGTAAATGAAGGAGGTTATATActtacattaaacaaacagacaagtCACTGTTGTATCACAGTGATTTGTTTTATGAGAAACCATAAACTACTTTATGTGAATTTATGTCATTGTATGTGTAACAGCACATTAATGAAGCGGAACATAATATCTTTACAATCTTTTACTGTCTTGTAGATAAAGCAGACAATGCGACAAAGAGGCCGATCCGGTGTCGCTGGTCTGTTTACTTTGCATGGAgacagaggttgtgtgtgtgtgtgtgtgtgtgtgtgtgtgtgtgtgcagaggacTTATTTtgcctgtgaacacacacagctgagcactCACCGCTTCACGCGGACAAAGATGAAACACAAGCCACACGCTCCGACCTTTGCTTGTGTGCATTCAAAAGAGGCGCATCcgtgcacagctgctgctgatgtgagcTCGTacacgtgcacgtgtgtgtgcacggcgCGTGCACACGCTGGCTGAGAAGATGCCAGCGTGGTGTTTGGCCTCTTTGTTTGTGGAGCCGGGCCTTTCCTGCCCTCTGATGTGAGTTCTCGGGCCATGAATGGAGCTTTGTGTGCGCACGCATCGCACTCTGTCCTCATGATTTGAATAGTGGGACTGATCAGATCAGGGTCTGCAGCAGGAACCGAGATGAGGGCGATAAAACGTTATCATGTGGTTCAAATCAGGCCTTcgtgtgtttcatttgattgTATCTGCAAAAGAAGGAACATGGAGGAAGTGGATCAAAACAACCACAGGCTGGTTGGGTTCAGTTCATCTGCTCAAACAACTGTAAGTTCCTGTATTAAAGAGAATTAAGACCTTTAGACTCTGTAATAACTCTTCCACGTCCATCAGGCCTCTGGGTCAAAAGGTTTATTATCTCACCATGATGCACTTATAGGTTGCTTGTTACAATAAGTGAACTTCCTGtagtttattatattatattttaggcTAATTATTGACTTACTGGTTTGTAAATATCACTAAGGCTGCAGCTGGTTTATTCATGCTTAATTAATAAGTGATAGTGCTGAGTTTCATTAGTTTCATCAGCAGAGGCGCGAAACTAAACCTCAACTCATGTATGTGTCCGTCTCCGGGTGGGGGCGTGGCCTGCAGCGCTACGTCACTGATGATTATATAGGCTGCAGCTGTGGCGGCGGGCTCGCGCTgctgagacagacagaacacCGAGGACCggcggcgcgcgcacacagTCTCCCACTCGGCCACCGACGCACGCTCCCCAAACAAAGAGAAGCACGCGACGCAGCGGAGCATCCCACCTTTTAGCCGCGAGCTCAGTCACTGGCAGAACCGCCCCCTCATCCCACTCACACGGAACCGGTCCGGACCCACCATGACAACTAACGGCGCGACGAACGGAACCAGCGACATGCTGCAGATCCAGTTCGGTCTGATCAACTGCGGGAACAAATACCTCACGGCGGAGACGTTCGGCTTCAAGATCAACGCATCCGCCACCAgcatgaagaagaagcagatctGGACCCTGGAGCAGAGCGGCGACGACTCCACCGGGAACGTGTTCGTACTCAAGTCACATCTGGGCCGGTACATCGCTGCCGATAAGGACGGGAACGTCACCGGGGACGCCGAGACCCCGGGCCCGGAGTGCCGCTTCATCATCACCGCCCATGACGACGGCCGCTGGTCCCTGCAGTCCGAACCGCACGGGCGCTACCTGGGCGGCACCGAGGACCGGATCATCTGCTTCGCTCAGACCGTGTCCGTGGCGGAGAAATGGAGCGTGCACATCGCCATGCACCCGCAGGTGAACATCTTCAGCGTGACGCGCAAGCGGTACGCGCACCTGAGCGACAAGGTGGACGAGATCGCCATCGACCGGGACGTCCCGTGGGGGGTGGACTCCATGATCACGCTCGTGTTCCGCGAGCAGCGGTACCACCTGCAGACCTCCGACAACCGCTTCCTGAAGAACGACGGCGCGCTGGTCGCCACCACGGACCGGAGCACGGGCTACACGCTGGAGTTCCGCTCCGGCAAGGTGGCGTTCAGGGACTGTAGCGGCAGGTACCTGGCCCCGTCCGGGCCCACCGGTACCATGAAGTCCGGCAAGAGCGCGCGCGTCGGCAAGGACGAGCTGTTCGTGCTGGAGCAGAGCCACCCGCAGGTGGTGCTGACCGCTGCCAACGAGAGGAACGTCTCCACCC
It encodes:
- the fscn1a gene encoding fascin actin-bundling protein 1a, translating into MTTNGATNGTSDMLQIQFGLINCGNKYLTAETFGFKINASATSMKKKQIWTLEQSGDDSTGNVFVLKSHLGRYIAADKDGNVTGDAETPGPECRFIITAHDDGRWSLQSEPHGRYLGGTEDRIICFAQTVSVAEKWSVHIAMHPQVNIFSVTRKRYAHLSDKVDEIAIDRDVPWGVDSMITLVFREQRYHLQTSDNRFLKNDGALVATTDRSTGYTLEFRSGKVAFRDCSGRYLAPSGPTGTMKSGKSARVGKDELFVLEQSHPQVVLTAANERNVSTRQGMDLSANQDEEGDQEVFQVEICRENRKCAFRTAAGKYWTLTANGGLQCTASTKSANCYFDIEWRGKRLTLRAANGKYVAAKKNGQLAATIDAAGESEEFIMKLINRPIIVLRGEHGFIGCRKVTGTLDSNRSSYDYFTLEFRDGAYSLQDSTGKYWMVGNEQSVVSSSDAPVDFLFEFCDYNKLAVRHAADGKYLRGDHAGVLKANADDLEAATLWEY